The window TCAAATATGtctcttctccccctcttctacAGGAGCTTATTTCAAAATGGATCTTACTTCCTTGCATTAAATGGAAGTCTGTGTGGCTTAATATCAAACAGTTTGTTTAGGCGTGTCCTGCATATTACTCAGGCTCGTTTTATATCCAGTTTGCCAATGGCAGTTCTACCGTTCATCTCAGTGGTGGTGATTTATGATGCATGTATTAGGAGGCCTTTAATGGAAGGTAGGTTCCTCTGTATCCAAACCAAATAAtagcatttgaaatctgtgtcaACTCTTGCTTTGTCTTAAAACTGCTTGTAAATTCAATGAAGATCAAAAGAATCCTTTCTTTGAATTACCGTATTTCTAAGTTACCATTATTACTGGCAATGAAAAAAGCATTTAAAGAAGCTTTACCATACCAATGCTAGGGTGGACAACATAATATGAATGGCTTCCCATTCTTCTAGTTATACAATCCCAAAACAAGGGTGCAAGTTTCATACCATGTGATATAATTTGTGCAAAGTTAATACTGCCATCCAGTACATTTATATGTAAGTGCATGTATACTTTTTCCCCAGGTGATCTAAACTGTGCAACATGTGTTTCGGTCAGAGGAGGATTAATTGGAGGTGTTATAGGTTGTCTGTATCCTGCACTTCTAGCTCTACCTCTAAACGCAGCTCTTGCATCAAGGTATATTTTTAATCCTATATCTAAATAGGTCTTGCAAATAGGTAATGGAGAACCCACCTTGAAAAGCAAATTGCAGCTGGGAGAAAAGGCTATTATCCTTGGGACCACTTGCCATTCACCCATCAAGCAGGCAAATAGCTAACCTGtatctttgcttttaaaaacatgcattGCTTAATCATAAACCTATTTTCTGGAATAAACTTAAGTTACAAAACTTCACTGCTACCACCATCCCCTGGAATATTCTGATTGAATTACTGGTGGAAAACATTGAAAGAAAAAttgaagattgattgattgattgttagatttatataccgcctttcattagaaacaatcccaaggcggtttacaaaagttaacacaTATAATAAGaatgagttaaaagtatttagctaaaaatataaaaacaaatctgatattaaaaatataatatacaaacacataaaACTATACATGTATAGGTGTAGATAATGGACTAAACTTGTAAATGAATGATTTTAACTTTTCAAGATACAGATGGGAGAAACTACTGGAAGTTGCTTTTCTTAGGATCATGTCAGGTATATTTAAGATCTTGTTATTAGCTTTTGGTTAATGTGAAGTCACTAGTTTATAGAACTGCCCCCTTGAAAATCTCTGTGTAAGAtaatatatattttgtttctgtATTTTTTTCTAGTAACACACTCATCAGTCTCCTTTCAATATGTTGTGGCtgagtactctttcacacaacgcataatcaacttgtggaattctctgccacaagatgtggtgacagtcctGGGATGGAGAGATTGCTGCAGAATTAAAGGACTAGGTCAACAGCCATTTGAGGTTCCAATCCTAACTAATCATTTGGGGGTGCAATATTAATCTTTGTCAAGACTTCTCCACATTGACTCCCTATTTTGAATAAGCATGCAGTGTTAGAGTACTTTAGTAGGCTCTAGCACATTATTGCCTATTGAATTAAGTCCTCAAACAGGTGTTAAGCCAATTCTTCAATTCTGCAGCAGTCCCTCCACCCCAATGTAGCATCACAACTGCTACAATCTAGCAATGACAGTATTTGCCTCAGCTTTTGATTgaataatgaatttttaaaatattttgcttcCTAGGTATTTCACATCTCCTATGCCAGAAAATGAAAACCTGCTCCGGTACTGGACCACAGTTTCAAAACCAGTCTTCAAGAAGATGAAATTTGCCATAATCCTGCAAGTTGCATTTGGCATGTATATGAGCTCAAAACATCatgatatatatattaaaatgctGCAGTTGCCTGAAAGTAGGAGGGATTCTTAACTGCTCAAGGAATAAAGCATAGTCGTGCAGCTATTACTTGGTGGTTTTTCTCTTACAAATCTAAATGACCTGCATATAGTAGTAATCCTATTCAGACATAGTTGTACACATGTAGGTGTATGAATGACTGCACGTGCATTCATGAAGCAACCCTAGGTACAAGCCCTCTGAAATGCAGGCtatagacaggaagtgtactgctgtgcacTCAATAGAATGTGTTAGACTGTACACTGTACAAAGATTGTATGTTGCTGCTATATACAAAGCTCTAATATACAATATCTTGGCATGATATACCAATTACAGCTGCACATGTGGCTGGAGTTCCCACACAGAACTAGAAAACCGTCATCTAGATATCTTCAACTTAGTTTCTGTACGCAGGAGACCTCAACATACTAACTTCTCAGACACTGACCAGTTGCATTGCCAAGCAAATCTTCTCTGTTGTTGAGACTGTAGGGAAACAGTGTTCCTGCCATGCCTATCCCAGCTATAGCAGAAACACTACCTATGGTACCTGGGCTGTTAAATACACCCAGAAAGTATGCCTCAAAAGCAGGACTTTTTCTACAACCAGataaatgtgctccctgctgagatatgatcctccccatctctggcaattttcaaaaaactgaaaacccatcttttcgcccaagctttctcagcttcctaaattttaatttctggtttatttttaaattgtttttagttttcgtatatgtttttaacttgttttatgctattgttaactgcccagagacaaaagtttgggacggtgtacaaatttgataaataaaatattgcccAACTCTGAAACAAGTTAAACAGGATTTGAGAATCTGGCAACAAGCTTCATGGTTTAACAAGTTCAGTCAGGGCTCCCTTAAACCTAGTCTTTGAATTAGTTTTTGAAACTTTTTCTCTAAGGAGCAATTTCCACATCAATTCATCTaccagagagcgagcgagctatttatctatcaatctatccatcttatataccacccaaactttcgtctggTTTCTGCCCAAAATATTGCCTCGTGCGAACTGAAAATCTACCCTAGAACCATACAGGAAAAGGCTAGTGCTGTACAGGTTGAAATGCCATTAAACACTGAAAGCTGCCAACGGTCACAATTCCCTATGGGTGCCATAGATGTAATTACGAGTTAATGAGGTGagtttcacaatcagtgagacccgctggaGAGGGTTCTGCGAGGagtgtgggcttagcctgctctccccacagatgatcactacTGTCGCCCTCGGTGGCCAGATCGgcagcccacacaactgccggctgtatcacagagccagcaggggctgcagggatcgggggacacatggcccctggaagtttcaggatgccccacacaagtgtgtggggcatgctgaagagacccaCAAGCCCGGGAGGAGccgagggtctcctcatgtgttgctgcggcaatacacgatcaggaagcccgggttagcagagcacttgcttcaaaactgggctaaggggagggctactttggcggactagccaccagggaaccaccaggctcacctgtgagcccactggttctcccttggcccgctttccaATGATCATGAGATATCCTCAATATTTCACACAACATAAGACTTGAATTAGAGCAGGAACTCTTCTATTTGCTGCCTCCTTTGGAGGTGGAGGGTGCATCAGTGTGTCGAATCAGTAGCACAGTAAAATGCTAGATTTCTCCAGTTTTCACTCCTGTCTCAGGGGacatttaaaaatggcttttcCACATAACCAGGATATGGCCAATACAAACAAGACACTATCTCTGTACTTAGAACACACCAGCCCTGCCACACTGCAGGGGAAGATGACTTGAACAAACTTCTTTCACAGTGCTTATTTGCCATTACTGTACTAAGAAACACccaggttggtttttttaaaaaagcgcaGCTTGAAAATATTTGTCATACAAATCTTCATAcatgtggccctcattatccatggttccatTACCCATGGTTGGGAAATATAGACCAGACCTAGTTATCCATGGTAAAGGGTTTCGCTTATCTGCAGTTTGGGGCACATGGTTCCAACCTTATGTGGTCATGCTCTTCCTGCACATGCTCATGGGTAGTGAGAGGAGTTTTGAGGATGGAGGAGTAATTTAGACTGAGTTTTGTATGGTCAAAAAAAATACACTTTAAAGAGCATTTGACAGCCTTGGGTagcctttggtgtccttagggAGCCATTGGGTGCCTTTAGCAGCCATTGCTTGAATCTTTTTGGACACATCTGTGAAACCTTTGCAAGCCTGTAGGAGCCTTTCTTCAGCCATTCCTTTGCAGCTTCTTTgaggagcctcttgcagcattgtgcatCCCTGGTAAGATACTAATTATCACTAATAAGTTTAATTTTAATAAGATCatatttttaatcaaaatattCAAAGCCAAAATTTTAAACCTGATATATATAGtactatgccacctaatggcacagtagggaaatgacttgattagcaagccagaagttgcctgttcaaatccccactggtatgtttcccagactatggggaagcacctatattgggcagcagcaatataggaagatactgaaagacgttatactgcatgggagatggcaatggtaaactattctaccaaagacaaccacagggctttgtggtcgcaaggagtcgataccgactttacggcacactttatttttacctttaaatATAGTACTGTGCCATATGTAGTAAATATAAATTGCAATTATATTAAGTTACCCACTGAAATTCATTTAAGTATTGTACACTATATAGTACccattaaaactgattttaagtaTCGATTCTATATACTGTACCCATTAAACATTGATTTTTAGTACATATCCATTGAAAACAGAATTATTGTTTACTGCACTGTTCTGTTCTTTATCGGGTGGGAGGGTGTTGCCCTGGACAATTACTGTACAAATTTGTACAAACATTGTACAAATATTTCCTCCCTCCAGTCAAAAAAAGCGAGTGTGTAGCAGAGAGCTTTGCTGAAGGGAGTGGCAAAAGGTCTTGCAAAGTGTTGCCCTTGAGTTAGGAGGTGCAGCTGTTGGACATGTTGGCTTGTGGGGACCATGTAGCATCCCCAGCATGCCATTATTACATCGGAGCCCACTGTCCACTCCATCAGGAAAAGTGAAACCAATATCTGCGAGTGTGTGCTGTCCAGCATGTCTCAAGAGTCTGAAGGTGGTGTTCCATCCACGTGATCCCCACATGAAACAGATGGGGTAAGGCCCTCAGTGTGTGGATAGAGGACCAAGCCCAAAGGAATGTGCCACCGAGTGGACTAGTCATTCAAGAGAAAGCACTGCGGTTCTACAGCCAGTTTGCAGTGTAAGGCGgtcaagcagcagcaacatctgaaggTGCTGAGCGTCCAGGTGAACAAGGGCTGGTTTGAAAGATTCAAGTACCACTACAGCCTTCATAATGTCAAGCTGGCTGATGTTAGGAAGCAGCATTGGCAGACCACGAGGTGGCACAAAGATTTCTAGCGGAGTTCCAGTGGCTGGCTGAGTCCAAAGGGTATGAGCCTGAGCAGGTCTGCTTTTACCTGATATGTGCCCCCAAGCAGAAGACGAGTGCTGCAAACTCCAGCAGTGAAATGAAGGAACTCCACTGCTTTTCAAACTTGATTTTTGATGATGAAGGCCAGAGACTGAATGGAGAGATGCAGTACTGCTAACTCCAGCAGTGGAGCGAAGAAACACCCATGACTGTGTTTACTTGAAGTGGATTGATTTCTGTGCTGCCTCTCTGGCCAACCTACCAACTAGTCCAGCCAAAGGTTTGTGCTGAGAAGTGTTGGGCTTCAACTGTGGAGGATGCAGAAACTCCCCTCTGTGTGTTCACTTGAAGTGGATTAATTCTGCactgcctctttggccagcctACCCACCAGCCAGGCCAGGGGGTTGTTCTAAGTGTTGGCCTTCGACTGTGGGATGGGGAAACTTCACTGTTATGCATTACTGGAGCAGCTGAGGACCACTCCTGAAGCACTAGGATTGTTGAAGTGGCCAAGACACAGTGCGGTGCTCCATCTTagtttctgctttctttttcttggtAATGTTTTGGTCATTTTCCAGGGCACCAGTACCCAACACCCCGATTCCCATAGGCAAGAAGGTCATTCATGCAAGCAGATGGGAAAAGGAagctggttaaactcaccttcccgcCAGCCCCCAACGAGCAATTGCATGTTTCTGGGACCGCAGACCGCGTTCCCAGACAAGCAGTGTTGGATGGCGCAGCACGCAGCTCTGAAAACTGGGAagatgcatcccggcctccagatatcccacaatgcaccgtgtgacatGTGAATGCATTGGGTAATTCTCCCAGGAGATGGACACTCTAGGCATCTGTGTGCAATGGGgctggaagaaggaagcccaagttaaaggagcactcgctcccttaaccttgactaAAAGCCAGGCAAGGCAGCACTGCCTTGCCGGGATTGGGTCCAATCCCGCCAGgcctcacacgcagcctaacctaggctgggcttccctagcctgggttaggctgcacatgaaaacagcctcaaggTCTCAttcagtttcattatctgcagttgtcGGTTGaaacaaaaaccccacaaacaacaagggccacctgtacgtGAATACAAAATTTCAATTAAGGTAACCAGTGAAATCTGACACACAAGTTTTCACATTGCCAAGATAAGCAGAACAGTAAGAAGAGATGTACAGGCATAAACCAACGTTCTTCACTGCAAGCCCTGTGAGTCAGTGGTCGCTCCCAACCCAAAATGCTGTTTTAAGTCTGTGCAGTTCTGGTTGATGCTGAATACTCCACacagctcccacccccacccagcactgTGCAGAGGCAACTGCTCCTAATGACACTGTACCTTGCACTGACCAGCACCGGTGGGGCTCTTTTATGGCCCcagagccatcttggaaggtacgTACCAAGTGCTGTGGAAAGCTAtatggggaaagtggtgggaaggactacacttcatCCAAGATGGTACTGGGACTCAACAAGgctgtttctttaaaataaaattaaaaaaaacctcctcCCAAACCTGAGAGAAGAACAGCCTTCAACAAACGGCAACAAAGTGGAAAATAGGCTCTTGCATTGAACATTTTCTAGCGGTGGCAGGGGGCACTTAAAGAAAGTGAAGAGCACCGGTATCAGAAAAGTCAATGCAAGTGTTTATTGTTCAATCTGCTTAGTTGGGACTGTGTGCTCAACTGCTGCCTTATATGAGACAGAACAGAAAAAGACACACTATGAGTTCATCTCTGTCTGGAagaactgaaaactagcaaatcaccagggccggatggcatccatcctagagtccgcaaagaactcaaatgtgaaattgccgaccttgttaaaatatgtaacttatccctataatcaggttctgtaccagagtactggaaagtagcaaatgtaacaccgattttcaaatagggatgccagcatggcttccgcaaatcaccagggccggatggcatccatccaagattcctcaaagaactcaaatatgaaattgccgacctccttgccaaaatatttaacttatccctgaaatcgggctctgtaccagaggactggagagtagcaaatgtaacaccgattttcaaaaagggatccaggggcgatccaggaaattacaggccagttagcctaacgtccgttccaggcaaattgatggaaagcatcctcaaggataaaattgtaaagcacctagaagaacaggccctgctgggagtcagccagcatggcttccgcaaaggtaaatcttgcctcaccaaccttttggagttctttgagagtgtcaacgagtgtgtggctcaaggtgatccagttgacatagtctacctggacttccaaaaagcttttgacaaagttcctcatcaaagactcctgaggaaacttagctgtcttgggataaggggacaagtacatatgtggattactaactggttgaaggacaggaaacagagggtaggtatacaggtgaaactcagaatatcgtgcaaaagtccattaatttcagtaatgcaaattaaaaggtgaaactgatatatgagacagacgcattacatgcagtgagataagtcaagccttaatttgttataattgtgatgatcatggcgtacagctcatgaaaaccccaaatccacaatccaagaaaattagaatattacatggaaccaagaagacaaggattgtagaatagaacaatatcggacctctgaaaagtatacagtgtactgtgcttgattggccagcaaactcgcctgacctgaccccatagagaatctatggggcattgccaagagaaggatgagagacatgagaccaaacaatgcagaagagctgaaggccgctaatgaagcatcctggtcttccataacacctcatcagtgccacaggctgatagcatccatgccacgccgcattgaggcagtaattgctgcaaaaggggcccaaaccaagtactgaatacatatgcatgcttatacttataactccaacttcaagtatacgctgatgggatctgagctgtcggtgacagaccaggagagggatcttggggttgtggtggacagctcgttgaaagtgccgactcagtgtgcggcagctgtgaaaaaggccaattccatgctaaagatcattaggaaggggacggaaaataaaacggctaatattataatgcccttatacaaaactatggtgcggccacatctgaagtactgcatacaattctggtcacatctaaaaaaggacattgtagaactgggaaaggtgcagaagagggcaacaaagatgatcaggggcctaaagcacctttcttaggagggaaggctacaacacctggggctatttagtttagaaaaaagacaactgcggggagacatgatagaggtctataaatcatgcatggagtggagaaagtagacagaaattcttctccctctcacataacactagaaccaagggtcatcccatgaaaatgctccgaaatttaggaccaacaaatggaggtacttttcacacaatgcataatcaacttgtgaaattctctgccacaagatgtggtgacagccaacaacctggatggctttaagatgggtttggataacttcatggaggagaggtctatcaatggttactagttggagggctataggccacctccagcctcagaggcaggatgcctctgagtaccagttgcaggggagtaacagcaggagagagggcatgccttcaactcctacctgtaggcttccagcagcatctggtgggctactgtgtgaaacctggactagctgggccttgggccttgggcctggtccagcagggctgttcttatgttgggtAAAAATAGATCATGATGGGAATTGGGCAGGGGAAAGTGCCTCTACTGGCAAGAACTAAAAATCTTAAAGAACTGCTGAAAATTCCAGGTCAATGAACATCAATCCTCTGCCTATGTAGCATTTGATCCTGGATGACTACTCAGACTTAACATGTATCACCAAGATTTGGCTAGAAAATGTCAGGCAGCAGAGGTGGCCAGCGAGGGTGGTGCTGGGGTAGGTGGGTGGTGAGAGgtacttttaaaagacattattGTTCATAGCACTGGAACCTGGAAACGCCTGGGTCAGTGGTGCTCCACCTGACATCCCACACAGCAGCTGTCCTGCCTACAGCACTCATCTGGCCACCATGGCGTTTCCAGGTGCCAGCAGTATGAACAATGTCTTTGCATGGTACCTTTCGTGCCTCCCCCAGCGCCACCCTCACCAACTGCCTGTCAAACAGGTTGGCTTTCACTCAGTGCTGCCTTCCAGGTCCCAGGATATTGTAGCAGCTTCACTAGTGGTGGAGGTTAATGTCACTTttatcatggacggatcacttCCTGATCAGAGTTTTAGGCTTATCATGGCCCCTTAACTCCTCAGGAGAGATGAACCTACTGTGTTTATCCACATAGAAATTTACCCACATAGactccccccttttaaaaatacaggttaagtACAGACTATACCAGCATTTACCTGAAAAGAAGAGAACTCAGAATTTAAATGTCACCCAATTTCTAACAGAGTTGAtcaaaatctattttttaaaaatggttttgatttaaatttgatttttttaatttaaaaaaaccccaatccaTAAAGAACCtaagtcaaagatatcatcatgaatattatttataacttctaattatattctatgaacatattAACAGCAGAAGATCTGATTCGTCCTATTCTGCAGATGGTGTActtgcagaacacacacacaatcaagcaAAGACAAAAGTACAAAGTACAAGTCAACGAATGGATAGATTTGGGGAACTGAAATAGatttgagcaaggaggaggaattGATATAAATggatgaggaggggagaggagtagAAAGTGAAACCAAGAGTCAACAGaatatattcatgcagtcctgaggaaactttttcCAAATGTATCCTCCACTGTAGAAGGGCAACACCTATCATGCCAGCAGACACgctccatttgggaatattttaatcaaGTTCCTGTAACTGTGGATAAAAAAGGCATGTGTGCGaacagtgcaacaatgaaatgcaaggcctggttgcccaaatgaaacagcattataagAAGTGTGTACTACCTTCAAAAGAGGAAATCTACATCTTTAAATATGCATTAAGGTTATATTAAACAAGAATGAACTTTTATAGAATCTTCCTGACCAGTAATTGAAATAATTAAAATtcgagtccttctgtgaagcaatttaaatcatgatttaaatcaaatcaaccctgatttctaacatcaaagggGAGGGGGGCTAGTTTTGTAGTCAAATAGGGTACTAAGACTATCTGCCCCCAGAGTCTTATGGAACCAGATGGATTCTTGATGGCTCTGGGAAATTTTCCTGTCAGGACCCTAGCGGATCTCTGGAATAATGAGATGTCTAGGGCCATTAATACAAACACCCCAAGCATCCTCTTCCCAGCCACAGAGCTCTGAGGGCTTCTTAGCAGAGCTATGGGCAATGGAGAGGTTGGGGAAGCAACTGGA of the Hemicordylus capensis ecotype Gifberg chromosome 3, rHemCap1.1.pri, whole genome shotgun sequence genome contains:
- the LOC128348717 gene encoding transmembrane protein 126A-like → MAGEEFLKSTSGRNVHVAKRSQAEILRERFERLPEADKSLFQNGSYFLALNGSLCGLISNSLFRRVLHITQARFISSLPMAVLPFISVVVIYDACIRRPLMEGDLNCATCVSVRGGLIGGVIGCLYPALLALPLNAALASRYFTSPMPENENLLRYWTTVSKPVFKKMKFAIILQVAFGMYMSSKHHDIYIKMLQLPESRRDS